A genomic segment from Spinacia oleracea cultivar Varoflay chromosome 3, BTI_SOV_V1, whole genome shotgun sequence encodes:
- the LOC110798465 gene encoding uncharacterized protein: MGDFNALREIEDRIGGPARLGDIQAMRNCMFYCDFTTIKTVGRQYTWNNKQEGKARVFSRIYRVMSNASLIDLFPTAEANFLPEGEFDHSPMLLSFYKNDKLKRPFRFFNMWAHADNFLDIVQTNWEKPVYGYTMYKILQKLKWLKTDLKQLNKYGFSNVEEENTRLYSNLLQIQTNLYTCPNNESLASAEKIDAAEYKRAHNAYISYLHQTSKINWLI; the protein is encoded by the coding sequence ATGGGGGATTTCAATGCCCTTAGGGAGATTGAAGATAGAATTGGAGGCCCTGCCAGACTTGGAGATATCCAAGCCATGAGAAATTGCATGTTCTATTGTGATTTCACCACTATTAAAACAGTTGGTAGACAGTATACATGGAATAATAAACAAGAGGGAAAGGCTAGAGTTTTTTCCAGAATTTATAGAGTTATGTCCAATGCTAGCTTGATTGATCTTTTCCCTACCGCTGAGGCTAACTTCCTTCCTGAAGGTGAGTTTGATCACAGTCCTATGCTTCTTAGTTTCTACAAAAATGATAAATTAAAAAGACCATTCAGATTCTTTAATATGTGGGCTCATGCTGACAATTTCCTTGACATTGTGCAAACCAACTGGGAGAAACCTGTCTATGGTTACACCATGTACAAAATTTTGCAGAAACTCAAATGGTTGAAGACTGATTTGAAACAGTTGAACAAATATGGGTTTAGTAATGTTGAAGAAGAAAATACAAGACTATACTCAAACTTACTACAGATCCAAACTAACTTGTATACCTGCCCTAATAATGAAAGCTTGGCCAGTGCTGAAAAAATAGATGCAGCTGAGTATAAGCGTGCTCACAATGCCTACATTTCTTACCTCcatcaaacaagcaagatcaaTTGGTTGATTTAG